A part of Coregonus clupeaformis isolate EN_2021a unplaced genomic scaffold, ASM2061545v1 scaf0164, whole genome shotgun sequence genomic DNA contains:
- the LOC121568702 gene encoding suppressor of cytokine signaling 3 has protein sequence MVTHSKFDSVMSSSPFDTTMRLPHRYKTFSSKVQYQLVITTLHKLQESGFYWGSINGKEANAMLAAEPVGTFLIRDSSDNRHFFTLSVKTVSGTKNLRIQCDSGSFLLQTDPKSMQAVPRFDCVLKLVHHYMPPTKGASLAGNTRGGNASYYIYSGGEKIPLELLKPFSSTMSSLQHLCRKTVNGHLDISSKRDQLPHPLKEFLQEYDAPI, from the coding sequence ATGGTAACCCACAGCAAGTTTGACTCCGTCATGAGCAGCAGCCCCTTCGACACCACCATGCGGCTGCCTCACCGTTACAAGACCTTCAGCTCCAAGGTGCAGTACCAGCTCGTCATCACCACCCTGCACAAGCTCCAGGAGAGCGGCTTCTACTGGGGCTCCATCAACGGCAAGGAGGCCAACGCCATGCTGGCCGCCGAGCCCGTCGGCACCTTCCTGATCCGCGACAGCTCCGACAACCGACACTTCTTCACGCTCAGCGTCAAGACGGTGTCTGGCACCAAGAACCTGCGCATCCAGTGTGACTCTGGGTCCTTTTTACTCCAGACGGACCCCAAGAGCATGCAGGCTGTGCCCCGCTTCGACTGCGTGCTCAAGCTGGTCCACCACTACATGCCACCCACCAAAGGGGCTTCATTGGCAGGGAACACGAGGGGAGGGAATGCCTCCTACTACATCTACTCTGGAGGGGAGAAGATCCCTCTGGAGCTTCTCAAACCTTTCTCCTCCACTATGTCCAGCCTGCAGCACCTGTGTAGGAAAACGGTCAACGGACACCTAGACATATCCAGCAAACGGGACCAGCTTCCCCACCCGCTCAAGGAGTTCCTGCAGGAGTACGACGCGCCCATCTAG